A window of the SAR202 cluster bacterium genome harbors these coding sequences:
- a CDS encoding 4Fe-4S dicluster domain-containing protein: protein MPSEPTAADRSNGPFFSGPDAPKESELYKCVHCGFCLQACPTYLETGLETESPRGRIALMKAVNERRIGITAETVRHWDLCIQCRACEVACPSGVPYGTLIEATMAQVEKHRKRGLLEKAATYIVLKQVVPKQSRLGLAVVGLRMYQRTGAQSLVRRTKVLSAIAPGLAALEGTAPEVPAERLEAKGQVIPAIGPLRARIAVLAGCVMPLVHGPQMNAAIRVLTRNGCEVQVTRGQGCCGAIHSHTGDLEQARDMARRNIDAFLSAGVDAVVVASAGCGSRMKEYGHLLADDSGYAEKARAFYDLVKDIHEFLAALPLIPPTGRIERKVTYQDSCHLANPQRVTAAPRALLRAIPGLELVELGSSVCCGAGGTYTVTEHEMSMRVLDSRMEAVSKTGADVVATANPGCVMQLKLGADRSGLGVRVCYVTDLLDEAYAAEGK, encoded by the coding sequence ATGCCTTCTGAGCCAACCGCCGCCGACCGGTCGAACGGGCCATTCTTTTCCGGCCCGGACGCCCCGAAGGAGTCCGAGCTATACAAGTGCGTGCACTGCGGGTTCTGCCTTCAGGCGTGCCCCACTTATCTCGAGACCGGCCTTGAGACTGAGTCGCCGAGAGGCCGGATCGCCCTCATGAAGGCCGTCAACGAGCGGCGTATAGGCATTACGGCGGAAACGGTCAGGCACTGGGACCTTTGCATCCAGTGCCGCGCCTGCGAGGTCGCGTGTCCTTCCGGCGTCCCATACGGCACCCTGATCGAGGCCACGATGGCCCAGGTAGAAAAGCACCGCAAGCGGGGCCTCCTCGAGAAAGCCGCAACCTACATTGTTCTGAAGCAGGTTGTGCCGAAACAGTCCCGGCTTGGGCTCGCCGTCGTCGGGCTGCGCATGTACCAGCGCACCGGCGCCCAATCACTCGTACGCAGGACGAAGGTCCTCTCTGCCATCGCGCCCGGCCTGGCGGCGCTTGAGGGCACGGCGCCGGAGGTCCCGGCCGAGCGGCTGGAGGCGAAGGGACAGGTTATTCCAGCCATAGGCCCGCTTCGGGCGCGCATCGCAGTTTTGGCCGGCTGCGTTATGCCGCTGGTGCACGGCCCGCAGATGAATGCCGCTATCCGGGTGCTGACGCGGAACGGCTGTGAGGTCCAGGTCACCCGCGGCCAGGGCTGTTGCGGGGCTATTCACTCGCACACAGGGGACCTGGAGCAGGCCCGCGACATGGCCCGAAGGAACATCGACGCCTTTCTCTCTGCCGGTGTGGACGCGGTCGTGGTCGCGTCCGCGGGCTGCGGCTCCAGGATGAAGGAGTACGGCCACCTGCTTGCCGATGACTCCGGTTACGCGGAGAAGGCCCGGGCCTTCTATGATCTTGTGAAAGACATCCACGAGTTTCTCGCCGCCCTCCCGCTCATCCCTCCGACCGGTCGCATTGAGCGAAAGGTGACGTACCAGGACTCGTGTCACCTCGCGAACCCGCAGAGGGTCACCGCGGCGCCGAGGGCGCTGCTCAGGGCGATACCCGGCCTGGAGCTGGTTGAGCTCGGCAGCAGCGTGTGCTGCGGCGCCGGAGGGACGTACACCGTGACTGAGCACGAGATGTCTATGCGCGTGCTGGACTCCAGGATGGAGGCGGTCAGCAAGACCGGGGCCGACGTTGTGGCCACCGCCAACCCGGGCTGCGTGATGCAGCTAAAGCTCGGGGCGGACCGGAGTGGCCTGGGCGTGCGCGTTTGCTACGTGACCGATCTCCTGGACGAGGCGTATGCCGCGGAGGGCAAGTAA
- the aroC gene encoding chorismate synthase, translating to MGNTFGRAFRITTWGESHGDAVGVVVDGCPPRVPLSVEDIQPDMDRRRPGQSRIVTQRKEEDRIEILSGVFDGMTLGTPIMLGVWNTDQRSKDYDHMRTKFRPSHADFTYQAKYGVRNWKGGGRSSARETIGRVAAGAIAKKILKAEYGVEIVGYVKQVWQIKADIDPDKVTLDQVEANIVRCPDAGVAERMIERIEEARKDGDSLGGVVECVARGVPAGLGEPVFDKLEADLAKGMLSLPACKGFESGSGFGGTLLTGSEHNDPFYNDSGRIRTRTNNSGGIQGGITNGENIIIRAAFKPTATIMRTQETVDETGAPAEIAGRGRHDPCVLPRAVVMVEAMMALVLVDHALRQRGQVGGWDPGRRLPG from the coding sequence GTGGGAAACACTTTCGGACGCGCCTTCAGAATAACCACATGGGGAGAGTCGCACGGCGACGCCGTCGGCGTCGTCGTGGACGGCTGCCCCCCGCGCGTGCCTCTGAGCGTCGAGGACATCCAGCCGGACATGGACCGCCGAAGGCCCGGCCAGAGCCGCATCGTCACGCAGCGCAAGGAGGAGGACCGGATCGAGATCCTCTCCGGGGTTTTCGACGGCATGACTCTAGGCACGCCCATCATGCTCGGCGTCTGGAACACCGACCAGCGGTCGAAGGACTACGACCACATGCGCACGAAGTTCCGGCCGTCTCACGCCGACTTCACCTACCAGGCAAAGTACGGCGTTCGCAACTGGAAGGGCGGCGGCCGCTCCAGCGCCCGCGAGACCATCGGGCGCGTGGCCGCCGGCGCCATCGCAAAGAAGATCCTCAAGGCCGAGTACGGCGTTGAAATCGTCGGCTACGTGAAGCAGGTCTGGCAAATCAAGGCCGATATCGACCCGGACAAGGTTACCCTGGACCAGGTGGAGGCGAACATCGTGCGCTGCCCGGACGCCGGTGTCGCCGAGCGCATGATTGAGCGCATTGAAGAGGCGCGCAAGGATGGCGATTCTCTCGGCGGGGTAGTGGAGTGCGTCGCGCGGGGCGTGCCGGCGGGACTCGGCGAGCCTGTCTTCGACAAGCTGGAGGCAGACCTGGCCAAGGGGATGCTCTCGCTCCCGGCGTGCAAGGGCTTCGAGTCGGGGTCCGGCTTCGGAGGAACGCTCCTGACCGGCTCAGAGCATAACGACCCGTTCTATAACGATTCCGGCCGCATTCGCACGCGCACAAACAACTCCGGCGGCATTCAAGGCGGCATCACCAACGGCGAGAATATAATCATCCGCGCCGCCTTCAAGCCGACGGCAACGATCATGCGCACGCAGGAGACCGTGGACGAGACCGGCGCGCCGGCGGAGATCGCTGGGCGCGGCCGCCACGACCCATGCGTACTGCCGCGCGCGGTGGTGATGGTGGAGGCGATGATGGCGCTGGTGCTGGTGGACCACGCCCTCAGGCAGCGAGGCCAGGTGGGAGGCTGGGACCCGGGGAGGCGATTGCCGGGGTAG
- a CDS encoding FAD-binding protein yields the protein MAKPDALVTELTSVVGERYALYRPEDVIVFEYDGSVDRALPRAVVLPGNTDQVSAVMKTARKHGVPVVARGAGTGLSGGAVAERGGIVLAMTRMKAIIEIDPENMVAVVEPGVVNMDLSYAAGKYGLYYAPDPSSQKACTIGGNVAENSGGPHCLAYGVTTNHILGTEVVLADGSVLWLGGKTREKPGYDLRGVVVGSEGTLAVVTKVAVRLLRKPEAVKTLLAVFREIEQASQAVSGIIGAGIVPAAIEMMDHLCIKAVEPAVNAGYPADAGAVLLVEVDGLSEAVEEEAEEIERICRRYGPMEIRAATDQAQRDRLWAGRKGVLGALGRLAPNYYLVDGTIPRTRLVEVLTRIAEVSAEVRLPIVNLLHAGDGNLHPSVLFDERDPDELRRALYAGGEILKICVEYGGVLSGEHGIGLEKQEYMPLMFSQADMAAMAMLKPAFVTDDMLNPGKVFPKGGGHARLEQAAGVGRAGPGAYK from the coding sequence ATGGCCAAGCCGGACGCGCTGGTAACCGAGCTGACGTCGGTAGTCGGAGAGCGGTATGCCCTGTACCGCCCTGAAGACGTCATCGTCTTCGAGTACGACGGGTCGGTGGACCGTGCGCTGCCGCGCGCGGTTGTGCTTCCCGGGAACACCGACCAGGTCTCGGCTGTGATGAAGACCGCCCGAAAGCACGGCGTCCCTGTCGTCGCGCGCGGCGCTGGCACCGGCCTCAGTGGCGGCGCAGTCGCGGAACGCGGCGGGATTGTGCTCGCCATGACCCGGATGAAGGCGATCATTGAGATCGACCCGGAGAACATGGTTGCAGTTGTTGAGCCGGGCGTCGTCAACATGGACCTTTCATACGCAGCCGGAAAGTACGGCCTTTATTACGCTCCGGACCCATCCAGTCAGAAGGCGTGCACCATCGGCGGCAACGTCGCAGAAAACTCCGGCGGCCCTCACTGCCTCGCGTACGGCGTGACAACCAACCACATCCTCGGCACGGAGGTGGTGCTCGCGGATGGGTCTGTGCTGTGGTTGGGTGGCAAGACTCGCGAGAAGCCCGGGTACGACCTTCGCGGTGTCGTAGTGGGTTCGGAAGGGACGCTGGCCGTAGTTACAAAGGTTGCCGTGCGCCTGCTCAGGAAGCCGGAGGCGGTCAAGACACTCCTGGCGGTGTTCAGGGAGATCGAGCAAGCGAGCCAGGCGGTTTCCGGCATCATCGGCGCGGGAATTGTGCCGGCCGCGATCGAGATGATGGACCACCTTTGCATCAAGGCGGTGGAGCCGGCCGTGAACGCCGGATACCCTGCCGATGCGGGCGCTGTGCTGCTGGTGGAGGTGGACGGGCTTAGCGAAGCAGTCGAAGAGGAGGCGGAAGAGATCGAGCGCATTTGCCGCAGGTATGGCCCGATGGAGATAAGGGCTGCGACCGACCAGGCGCAGAGGGACCGCCTGTGGGCCGGTCGCAAAGGCGTTCTGGGAGCGCTCGGCAGACTGGCGCCCAACTACTACCTTGTAGACGGCACAATTCCCCGCACCCGGCTGGTCGAGGTCCTCACACGGATAGCCGAGGTATCGGCCGAGGTGCGCCTGCCGATAGTTAACCTGCTGCACGCCGGCGACGGGAATCTTCACCCCTCGGTGCTTTTCGATGAGAGGGACCCTGACGAGCTTCGCCGCGCCCTCTACGCCGGTGGGGAAATTCTCAAGATTTGCGTAGAGTACGGCGGCGTGCTGTCCGGTGAGCACGGAATTGGCCTTGAGAAGCAGGAGTACATGCCGCTCATGTTTTCACAGGCAGATATGGCCGCAATGGCAATGCTCAAGCCCGCGTTCGTGACCGACGACATGCTCAACCCGGGCAAGGTCTTTCCGAAGGGAGGCGGCCACGCGCGCCTGGAGCAGGCGGCGGGAGTGGGCCGGGCCGGGCCGGGTGCGTACAAGTGA
- a CDS encoding NAD-dependent epimerase/dehydratase family protein, translating into MFLSITGYKLVGNNTGEKIVRVLITGGAGFVGSHIVDRLLARKDQVLVLDNLSSGKKSNVPSGADLVQMDITDPKVYDAIAAFKPDLVTHCAAQASVVVSMEDPIHDATTNILGSINMLNASVKAGVPQFLYINTGGALYGDPERNPCREEDAIRPISPYGLSKWTFEQYLRVLAPETITVKVLRLANVFGPRQDPKGEAGVIGIFGLRMLKGQPVTIYGDGEQTRDFIFVTDVARAHEKAQLHNGPVTVNVSTNKATSVNEVTKLLTAEAGYKLKPGYAPARRGEVKRIVLDNTRARKQLGWAPEVSLKDGLRQTVAWLKSQA; encoded by the coding sequence TTGTTTCTTTCCATAACCGGATATAAGCTTGTAGGAAACAACACTGGAGAAAAGATAGTGCGCGTTCTCATTACCGGCGGCGCCGGCTTTGTAGGCTCTCATATTGTCGACAGGCTGCTTGCCAGGAAGGACCAGGTGCTGGTCCTGGACAACCTCTCGAGCGGCAAGAAGTCCAACGTACCCTCGGGCGCTGACCTCGTTCAAATGGATATCACGGACCCGAAAGTGTACGACGCAATCGCGGCATTCAAGCCGGACCTGGTAACGCACTGCGCCGCCCAGGCTTCGGTGGTCGTGTCAATGGAGGACCCCATCCACGATGCGACGACGAACATTCTGGGCAGCATCAACATGCTGAACGCCTCCGTGAAGGCGGGCGTGCCGCAGTTCCTCTACATCAACACAGGCGGCGCGCTGTACGGCGACCCGGAGCGCAACCCGTGCCGCGAAGAAGACGCCATCCGCCCCATAAGCCCTTACGGACTGAGCAAGTGGACATTTGAGCAATACCTGCGCGTTCTTGCGCCGGAAACGATCACGGTGAAGGTCCTGCGGCTGGCGAACGTCTTCGGCCCGCGGCAGGACCCGAAGGGCGAGGCAGGCGTCATCGGCATATTTGGCCTCAGGATGCTCAAGGGCCAGCCCGTCACTATCTACGGCGACGGCGAGCAGACGCGCGACTTCATCTTCGTAACCGACGTCGCCCGGGCGCACGAGAAGGCCCAGCTTCACAATGGGCCGGTTACCGTCAACGTCAGCACAAACAAGGCCACATCCGTGAATGAGGTAACGAAGCTCCTGACGGCGGAGGCGGGCTACAAGCTAAAGCCCGGTTATGCCCCTGCGCGCCGCGGGGAGGTCAAGCGCATCGTGCTCGACAACACCCGTGCGAGGAAGCAGCTCGGCTGGGCGCCCGAAGTCTCGCTGAAGGACGGCCTGCGCCAGACTGTCGCCTGGCTCAAGTCCCAGGCATAA
- a CDS encoding SDR family oxidoreductase codes for MELGLKGRVAVVTGGSEGIGKAAGLSLAAEGATVVICGRREDALARAASEIRAAGGQVLAVQADVTRTEDIDRLFDRVIDQFKRVDILVNNAGVSNAGPLESKSDAEWQADLDLKLFAAIRCSRRAIPLMRRDRWGRIVNVTSIGGRTPGAGSVPTSVSRAAGIALTKAMSRELAKDNILVNTVCIGLVKSGQHERAWQERRRDEPSLGLEDFYRSMARVDGVPLGRVGEAGEAGDVIAFLASERASYLTGTAINIDGGESPVV; via the coding sequence ATGGAACTGGGCCTGAAAGGAAGAGTAGCCGTTGTCACCGGCGGTAGCGAGGGAATCGGCAAGGCCGCCGGCCTCAGCCTGGCCGCCGAAGGTGCAACGGTTGTGATATGCGGCCGCAGGGAAGATGCCCTTGCGCGGGCAGCCTCTGAGATTCGCGCCGCCGGAGGACAGGTCCTCGCCGTTCAGGCGGACGTGACCAGGACTGAAGACATCGACCGCCTTTTCGACAGAGTAATCGACCAGTTCAAGCGGGTCGATATTCTCGTCAATAACGCCGGTGTGTCCAACGCAGGCCCGCTCGAGTCGAAATCGGACGCAGAGTGGCAGGCCGACCTCGACCTGAAGCTCTTTGCGGCCATCCGCTGTTCACGAAGGGCCATACCGTTGATGCGTCGCGACAGGTGGGGCCGGATAGTCAACGTCACCAGCATCGGCGGCCGAACGCCGGGCGCGGGGTCAGTTCCGACGTCGGTCAGCCGGGCAGCCGGCATAGCGCTGACAAAGGCTATGTCCCGCGAGCTTGCGAAGGACAACATACTGGTCAACACGGTGTGCATAGGCCTGGTAAAGAGCGGCCAGCACGAGCGGGCGTGGCAGGAGCGGAGGCGCGACGAGCCCTCGCTGGGGTTGGAAGACTTCTATCGCAGCATGGCCCGGGTAGACGGCGTCCCGCTGGGACGGGTTGGAGAAGCGGGCGAGGCCGGCGACGTCATAGCCTTCCTCGCATCCGAGCGCGCAAGCTACCTGACAGGCACCGCGATCAATATCGACGGCGGCGAGTCGCCGGTGGTATAG
- a CDS encoding DUF2283 domain-containing protein: protein MKVTYDQQVDVLRILLSNAPVDESDEDRPGVIIDYDKDGNVVGIEILDASKRMENPRALDYAVQG from the coding sequence TTGAAAGTCACCTACGACCAGCAAGTGGACGTGCTTAGAATCTTGCTTAGCAACGCGCCCGTTGATGAGAGCGACGAGGACCGGCCTGGCGTCATAATCGACTATGACAAGGACGGAAATGTTGTTGGCATTGAGATATTAGATGCGTCGAAGCGAATGGAGAACCCGCGCGCGCTCGATTACGCCGTGCAGGGCTAG
- a CDS encoding DUF4258 domain-containing protein, which yields MDIVVSEHAKEEMARRGISRNILDEVLREPGQIVASYDGRKVYQSKFAPLGGKMYLIRVVVASDVSPPMVITAYKTSQVGKYRRDH from the coding sequence ATGGACATTGTGGTTTCGGAGCATGCCAAGGAAGAAATGGCTCGAAGGGGCATATCCAGGAATATCCTGGATGAGGTGCTAAGGGAACCGGGACAAATAGTTGCCTCATACGACGGCAGAAAAGTCTACCAGTCGAAGTTCGCACCGCTTGGCGGTAAAATGTACTTGATCAGAGTGGTGGTAGCCAGTGACGTTAGCCCGCCCATGGTCATTACCGCGTACAAGACTAGCCAGGTAGGCAAGTACCGGAGGGACCATTGA
- a CDS encoding MFS transporter produces MPPEPGTNPEPSPSSLPSATGPHSAPQPSVRSSGQAAPRRTAPPRHTSSLPWRQTFVSLGEKSFQRLWLGTLFMMAGVQSQQLVRSYLVYDMTDSAFLLGVVNAASALPMLFLSLFGGALADRLDRKRLIQAGQGAIMVIAVAVAVLVYTGTVQWWHILIASALQGAMFSFVAPARQSIIPELVGKDRLGNAVAMTAAAMSAMTFAAPAMAGVLYAVIGPGHVFMLIGLTMLIAMVLTASIPATAARLKPKNAMMADIKAGMSYIRRTPIVLVLLGVGLSTVMLIMPFRFLLPVFVVDVYHRESGSLGLLLSILGLGSLAGSIGVAAIGRKNRGLLLIMGGFAAGISMLLIALIPIYYVAAVIMLALGLSDAGHKAINLALVMENSDEQFRGRVVSVWMLNWGLMPLGMLPMSLAIDLLGDRLAIGIIAGIVLAMSVAIMLTQKKLRALQ; encoded by the coding sequence ATGCCTCCAGAACCTGGAACGAACCCGGAACCGTCCCCTAGCAGCCTGCCCTCAGCGACCGGTCCCCACTCCGCACCCCAGCCGTCCGTGCGGTCCAGCGGCCAAGCAGCCCCGAGGCGGACAGCTCCTCCAAGGCACACCAGCTCGCTTCCCTGGCGGCAGACCTTTGTTTCCCTGGGAGAGAAGAGCTTTCAGCGCCTGTGGCTGGGCACTCTTTTCATGATGGCGGGTGTGCAGTCGCAGCAGTTGGTCCGCAGTTACCTGGTCTACGATATGACGGACTCGGCATTCCTGCTTGGCGTGGTCAACGCCGCTTCCGCCCTGCCCATGCTCTTCCTCTCCCTCTTCGGCGGCGCACTCGCTGACAGGCTGGACCGCAAGCGGCTTATCCAGGCCGGACAGGGCGCGATCATGGTGATCGCCGTCGCGGTGGCCGTCCTGGTCTACACCGGGACCGTGCAGTGGTGGCACATCCTCATCGCCTCGGCGCTGCAAGGGGCGATGTTCTCATTCGTCGCACCCGCCCGGCAGTCGATTATCCCCGAGCTCGTTGGGAAGGACCGGCTCGGGAACGCGGTGGCGATGACCGCCGCGGCGATGAGCGCGATGACATTCGCGGCGCCGGCGATGGCAGGCGTTCTGTACGCGGTTATCGGACCGGGCCACGTCTTCATGCTCATCGGCCTGACAATGCTGATTGCGATGGTGTTGACGGCATCCATCCCCGCGACCGCTGCCCGGCTCAAGCCAAAGAACGCGATGATGGCGGACATCAAGGCAGGGATGTCGTATATTCGCCGCACGCCGATTGTTCTAGTGCTTCTTGGAGTTGGCCTGAGCACGGTGATGCTAATCATGCCGTTCCGGTTCTTGCTGCCTGTGTTCGTAGTGGACGTTTACCACCGCGAATCGGGCTCACTTGGCCTGTTGCTCAGCATACTGGGCCTCGGCTCCCTTGCCGGTTCAATCGGCGTTGCTGCCATTGGCCGGAAGAACCGGGGGCTCCTCCTCATCATGGGAGGCTTCGCCGCAGGCATCTCAATGCTGCTAATAGCGCTGATTCCCATCTATTACGTGGCTGCGGTGATCATGCTCGCGCTCGGCCTCAGCGACGCCGGTCACAAGGCGATAAACCTGGCGCTTGTCATGGAGAATTCCGACGAACAGTTCCGGGGGAGGGTTGTCAGCGTGTGGATGCTAAACTGGGGGTTGATGCCTCTTGGCATGCTGCCGATGAGCCTTGCGATAGACCTGCTGGGCGACAGGCTGGCTATCGGGATCATCGCGGGCATCGTGCTGGCGATGTCAGTCGCGATCATGCTGACCCAGAAGAAGCTGAGGGCATTGCAGTAG
- a CDS encoding FAD-binding oxidoreductase, whose amino-acid sequence MAPAVVTRPSTVDQLAAVLGSAQRHGLAVSPTGGRTRLSIGNAPRAYDVAVDMTGLNRVIAHNHADLTATVEAGVTFAALQQRLSAQGQMVAIDPPLPTLATVGGTLAVGTAGPLKWQYLHPRDLVIGMKVVQADGTVTKSGGQVVKNVSGYDMSRLHIGGLGTIGVIAEVSFKLTPLPVREATLIVDFPSADDAVSAGLAVFRSAVMPLAITCFGPSCTRLAVRMGGRPAALARQVDECARHAMAAGATGLETMEGESAAGLWRGLSDFGWDGDTPALAMRASVTPSNVAALIHSVADGTVAPEMVAHPAHGTVQILWRGPMDDVQAFGKASQVRAAAAAMGGSAVIERCSSSMKASFDVWGEVGSSIETMRRLKSQFDPNGSLNLGRFAGGI is encoded by the coding sequence ATGGCTCCGGCGGTTGTGACACGGCCTTCAACCGTCGATCAGCTTGCGGCGGTGCTCGGCTCCGCGCAGCGACACGGGCTGGCCGTTTCTCCCACGGGCGGGCGGACGCGGCTATCAATAGGAAATGCTCCCAGGGCGTACGACGTTGCGGTGGACATGACCGGGCTGAACAGGGTGATCGCGCACAACCACGCGGACCTGACAGCCACTGTTGAGGCGGGTGTCACCTTCGCCGCGCTCCAGCAGAGGCTGTCCGCCCAGGGCCAGATGGTGGCTATCGACCCGCCGCTGCCCACGCTGGCTACTGTCGGCGGCACACTTGCCGTTGGGACGGCCGGCCCGCTCAAGTGGCAGTACCTGCACCCTCGCGACCTCGTTATCGGCATGAAGGTCGTGCAGGCGGATGGGACGGTCACGAAGAGCGGCGGGCAGGTGGTCAAGAACGTCAGCGGGTATGACATGTCCCGCCTGCACATAGGCGGCCTCGGCACCATCGGGGTGATCGCAGAAGTGTCGTTCAAGCTGACGCCCTTGCCGGTGCGTGAGGCGACGCTCATTGTCGATTTCCCGTCTGCCGATGACGCCGTCAGCGCGGGGCTCGCCGTATTCAGGAGCGCGGTGATGCCGCTGGCAATCACTTGCTTCGGCCCCTCGTGCACAAGGCTGGCGGTCCGGATGGGGGGGAGGCCCGCGGCGCTGGCGAGGCAGGTGGACGAGTGCGCGCGCCACGCGATGGCGGCAGGCGCCACCGGGCTGGAGACCATGGAAGGTGAGTCGGCGGCGGGACTGTGGCGGGGCCTGTCTGACTTCGGATGGGACGGCGACACCCCTGCGTTGGCGATGCGGGCCAGCGTCACCCCCTCCAATGTCGCGGCGCTTATCCATAGCGTCGCAGATGGAACGGTGGCGCCGGAGATGGTGGCGCACCCGGCGCACGGCACTGTGCAAATACTCTGGCGCGGCCCGATGGACGACGTACAGGCTTTCGGGAAAGCCAGTCAGGTCAGGGCCGCCGCAGCAGCCATGGGCGGCTCGGCGGTGATTGAGCGGTGCTCGTCCTCGATGAAAGCGTCTTTCGACGTTTGGGGAGAGGTAGGTAGCTCCATAGAGACGATGCGAAGGCTGAAATCTCAGTTCGATCCGAACGGCTCGCTGAACCTCGGCCGGTTCGCCGGAGGAATTTGA